In Cyclopterus lumpus isolate fCycLum1 chromosome 9, fCycLum1.pri, whole genome shotgun sequence, a single genomic region encodes these proteins:
- the adamtsl2 gene encoding LOW QUALITY PROTEIN: ADAMTS-like protein 2 (The sequence of the model RefSeq protein was modified relative to this genomic sequence to represent the inferred CDS: deleted 1 base in 1 codon), producing MRVWSWEQCWETGLVLLGLLALAVSVGNPSSRRLQEDGVASNSLEEELEVTTYWWGEWAKWTACTRACGGGVVSQERHCLKQRKKVAAGRDNMTCTGTAKKYHLCNTEECPATGRSFREEQCWSFNSQLYNGRNYQWKPLYPDDYVHISSNPCDLHCTTTDGQRQLMVAARDGTSCKYSSYRGVCVDGKCEPIGCDGVLFSSNTLDQCGVCQGDGSSCSRVTGNLRRGATTLGYSFITQIPEGSWDIQIIERKKSADVLAVTDQAGNFFFNGAYKVDSPQNFHAAGGVFKYRRPMDVYETGIEYIVAKGPIDQAINILVWNQSGRTPYITYEYTVLRDSLPPVPPPPVYTGSDASAGEVSAEVGGAPLAAPNGSVYDQVATEGRPEPEGADGPKGQETNEVYEETAAIDCDQDAAPKVTEETAAMRGGTVIPGPAAGPLDPGPDSPNLIWRVLLDGRNGPDELLVNISTNQLLTEGDSLYSLEVGPAEVDPSGPEQDGPLGANGTLEFTLGRKRNDSGDGSFQNKTVHSGGRTSSRSNRTRGNQRIYQKNLKLSVADMYRWKLSSQEPCSMTCSIGISKSFVTCIRYDGVEVHDMYCDALTRPEPVHDFCIGRECPPRWEASSWSECSRTCGEGFQFRQVRCWKMLSPGLDSSVYSDLCSVADLERPMERRPCKSPACGPQWEVAEWTECPAKCGRKAQVTRVLSACSYETRPCDPATKPPNVKNCTGPPCERQWTMSEWGPCSGLCGQGKTMRHVYCKAPEGRVVPENQCSAEDKPLAIHPCGERDCAPHWLSQDWERCNTTCGRGVKRRLVLCVGISAGKFQSFDDEACGGSEKPEEENTCFERPCFKWYTTPWSECTKTCGVGVRMRDVKCYQGRELVRGCDPLTKPVAKQTCTLQPCPTEPPDESCQDRPSTNCLLALKVNLCSHWYYSKACCHSCRALRPPTS from the exons ATGCGGGTGTGGTCGTGGGAACAGTGCTGGGAGACGGGCCTGGTCCTGCTGGGCTTGCTGGCGCTGGCCGTGTCTGTGGGGAACCCGTCCAGCAGACGGCTGCag gaggACGGCGTGGCGTCCAActctctggaggaggagctggaggtgaCCACGTACTGGTGGGGCGAGTGGGCCAAGTGGACAGCCTGCACTCGGGCCTGTGGAGGGGGAGTGGTGTCTCAGGAGAGACACTGCCTCAAACAGAG aaagaaagttgCAGCTGGGAGAGACAACATGACCTGTACGGGAACGGCTAAGAAATATCATCTCTGCAACACCGAA GAATGTCCTGCCACTGGGAGGAGCTTCAGAGAGGAGCAGTGCTGGTCCTTCAACTCCCAGCTGTACAACGGGAGGAACTACCAGTGGAAACCTCTGTATCCCG ACGACTACGTCCACATCTCCAGTAACCCCTGCGACCTCCACTGCACCACCACCGACGGCCAGAGGCAGCTGATGGTGGCGGCGCGGGACGGCACGTCCTGCAAGTACAGCAGCTACCGCGGCGTCTGCGTGGACGGTAAGTGTGAG CCAATCGGGTGCGACGGCGTGCTGTTCTCCTCCAACACATTGGATCAGTGTGGCGTCTGTCAGGGAGacggcagcagctgcagcagagtcACCGGAAACCTCCGCCGCGGAGCCACGACTCTGG GTTACTCTTTCATCACTCAAATCCCTGAAGGATCCTGGGACATCCAGATCATTGAGAGGAAGAAGTCTGCCGATGTGCTCG CCGTCACCGACCAAGCGGGCAACTTCTTCTTCAACGGGGCCTACAAGGTGGACAGC CCCCAGAACTTCCACGCGGCCGGCGGCGTGTTCAAGTACCGCCGGCCCATGGACGTGTACGAGACCGGGATCGAGTACATCGTCGCCAAAGGCCCCATCGACCAGGCCATCAACATCCTG GTGTGGAACCAGAGCGGCCGCACGCCGTACATCACCTACGAGTACACCGTCCTCCGAGACTCCCTGCCGCCGGTCCCGCCTCCTCCCGTCTACACCGGGTCCGACGCCTCGGCCGGAGAGGTTTCGGCGGAGGTGGGCGGGGCTCCGCTGGCGGCCCCCAACGGCAGCGTTTACGACCAGGTGGCCACCGAGGGCCGGCCGGAGCCGGAAGGCGCCGACGGGCCGAAGGGCCAAGAGACCAACGAGGTGTACGAGGAGACGGCGGCCATCGACTGCGACCAGGACGCAGCCCCAAAGGTTACAG AGGAAACAGCAGCCATGCGGGGCGGCACCGTCATCCCCGGACCCGCCGCCGGGCCCCTGGACCCGGGCCCAGACTCCCCGAACCTCATCTGGAGGGTCCTGCTGGACGGCCGAAACGGGCCCGACGAGCTGCTCGTCAACATCTCGACCAATCAGCTGTTGACGGAGGGGGACAGTTTGTACTCGTTAGAGGTGGGACCGGCAGAGGTGGACCCGAGCGGCCCGGAGCAGGACGGGCCGCTCGGCGCCAACGGCACGCTGGAGTTCACCCTGGGCCGCAAGCGCAACGACAGCGGAGATGGTTCCTTCCAGAACAAAACCGTGCATAGCGGTGGGAGGACCTCCAGCCGCTCCAACAGAACCAG gGGGAATCAAAGGATCTACCAGAAGAACCTGAAGCTGAGTGTCGCTGACATGTACCGCTGGAAACTTTCCTCTCAGGAGCCCTGCAGCATGACCTGCTCTATag GAATTTCCAAGTCCTTTGTCACGTGCATCCGGTATGACGGCGTCGAGGTGCACGACATGTACTGCGACGCACTGACCAGACCGGAGCCGGTCCACGACTTCTGCATCGGGAGAGAATGTCCGCCCAG GTGGGAGGCGAGCAGCTGGAGCGAGTGCTCCAGGACCTGCGGGGAGGGCTTCCAGTTTCGTCAAGTTCGCTGCTGGAAGATGCTCTCGCCGGGCCTGGACAGCTCGGTCTACAGCGACCTCTGCTCCGTGGCCGACCTGGAGAGACCCATGGAGAGGCGGCCCTGCAAGAGCCCCGCCTGCGGCCCCCAGTGGGAGGTGGCCGAGTGGACGGAG TGTCCGGCTAAATGTGGCCGCAAAGCCCAGGTGACCCGCGTACTGTCCGCCTGCTCCTACGAGACCCGACCGTGTGACCCGGCGACCAAACCACCGAACGTCAAAAACTGCACCGGTCCGCCCTGCGAGCGCCAATGGACCATGTCCGAGTGGGGGCC GTGCTCGGGGTTGTGCGGCCAGGGGAAGACGATGCGTCACGTGTACTGCAAGGCGCCGGAGGGCCGCGTGGTTCCTGAGAACCAGTGCTCGGCGGAGGACAAGCCGCTGGCCATCCACCCCTGTGGGGAGAGAGACTGTGCTCCACACTGGCTGAGCCAGGACTGGGAGAGG TGTAACACGACCTGTGGTCGCGGCGTGAAGCGAAGGCTCGTCCTGTGTGTCGGCATCAGCGCAGGAAAGTTCCAGAGCTTTGATGACGAGGCGTGCGGCGGTAGCGAGAAGCCCGAAGAGGAGAACACCTGCTTTGAGAGGCCGTGCTTCAAATGGTACACCACCCCCTGGTCTGAG TGTACAAAGACGTGTGGCGTGGGTGTGAGGATGAGGGACGTCAAGTGTTACCAGGGCAGGGAGCTGGTCCGAGGCTGTGACCCCCTCACCAAACCGGTGGCAAAGCAGACCTGCACTCTGCAGCCCTGCCCCACCGAGCCGCCAG ATGAGAGTTGCCAGGATCGTCCCTCCACCAACTGCCTGCTGGCGCTGAAGGTCAACCTGTGCAGCCACTGGTACTACAGCAAGGCCTGCTGCCACTCCTGCCGCGCCCTGCGACCTCCAACCTCCTAG
- the LOC117736770 gene encoding LOW QUALITY PROTEIN: protein FAM163B (The sequence of the model RefSeq protein was modified relative to this genomic sequence to represent the inferred CDS: inserted 1 base in 1 codon), with product MSAGTVVIAGGILATVXLLTIVAVLCLCRLQYYCCKREESEKGEEAEPELATMSPSRPLALSAPPTPPTPQRYCDEPDDYPPTFLTEANGPASYSPTPPPPPRRCQRSHAFCPSCARCSLPFYLQHPERLCNGGRRFSYRTVQQQDLELPMDLASFYQKLNLIRSVTMKEVVTHSISTDV from the exons ATGTCAGCCGGGACAGTGGTCATCGCAGGAGGAATTCTGGCTACAG ATCTACTGACCATCGTCGCTGTACTGTGTTTATGTAGGTTGCAG TATTACTGCTGTAAGAGGGAGGAGTCTGAGAAGGGGGAAGAGGCGGAACCAGAGCTCGCCACCATGTCTCCGTCCCGGCCTCTGGCTCTGTCCGCTCCCCCGACGCCGCCGACGCCGCAGCGCTACTGCGACGAACCGGACGACTACCCCCCCACCTTCCTCACCGAGGCCAACGGGCCGGCCAGCTACTCCcccacgccgccgccgccgccacgcAGGTGCCAGCGCTCGCACGCCTTCTGCCCGTCCTGCGCCCGCTGCTCGCTGCCCTTCTACCTGCAGCACCCGGAGAGGCTGTGCAACGGCGGCCGTAGGTTCAGCTACAGGACTGTGCAGCAGCAGGACCTGGAGCTGCCCATGGACCTGGCCAGCTTCTACCAGAAGCTCAACCTCATTCGCTCCGTCACCATGAAGGAGGTGGTCACCCACAGCATCAGCACCGACGTCTAG